One genomic segment of Rhizobium gallicum bv. gallicum R602sp includes these proteins:
- a CDS encoding sensor histidine kinase, with translation MSLRTRLFPKASIGTYLVAMAVSIAVPIFAFVTLLLLQLEDNQRTTLRRETAQDALTLSRSIDRQLQDMATTLRLLSTSPELENNDFASFHERTETALRGDTLYVIAVDRSGQQLLNTRLDFGTPLSKTANIPAMKSAIESGRIEASDVFKGATSGEWVYNVTMPLDAGRVAALIVTQNAKDLARLVTTEGLASGWSAAVIDQGGHVVASSGMASIAPGTPFDKRILPSLIASRGVFEDQDILPNELLGYAQIPGWSWKTVVWGPVATAQASILTTWRFLIVGGIALLLVAVLAAYAVARQVRTTIRDIADMASSMGEGQIVAPIDTSVIEANQVAVALSNASFDRSQTEDRLHFIMHELVHRTKNLLTLAQAMMRQLAKQADSVEGFQSAVSNRLDGLVRSIELLTSEQWSGASLRRVIDIHLEAFPQAAEQLEISGEDFVVKPEAVQNLGLTLHELATNSVKYGALSVPQGRVSFSWSNIQVEDQSEAIIRFIWEERNGPEVATPSRSGFGTTVIKTHAAAAFRGSVQVDYLPQGLIWTLTAPRSALERE, from the coding sequence ATGAGTCTGCGCACGCGGCTGTTTCCCAAGGCATCGATCGGCACCTATCTGGTTGCCATGGCGGTCTCGATCGCCGTGCCGATCTTTGCCTTCGTCACACTCCTGCTTCTACAGCTCGAGGACAATCAGCGGACGACGCTGCGGCGCGAGACGGCGCAAGACGCGCTGACCCTGTCTCGCTCTATTGACCGACAGTTGCAGGACATGGCGACGACACTTCGTCTGCTCTCAACCTCGCCCGAACTCGAGAACAACGACTTCGCCTCGTTTCATGAGCGGACCGAAACGGCCCTGCGCGGCGATACACTCTACGTGATAGCCGTCGATCGAAGCGGTCAGCAGCTACTGAACACGCGCCTTGATTTCGGCACGCCGCTCAGCAAGACAGCCAATATCCCAGCGATGAAATCGGCCATCGAGTCCGGCCGTATCGAAGCATCCGACGTCTTCAAGGGAGCGACAAGCGGCGAGTGGGTCTACAATGTCACGATGCCGCTGGATGCAGGTCGAGTCGCGGCCCTGATCGTCACCCAGAACGCCAAGGACCTCGCCAGACTTGTCACGACCGAAGGGCTTGCGTCGGGTTGGTCGGCTGCGGTGATCGATCAGGGCGGCCACGTGGTGGCTTCGAGCGGCATGGCAAGCATTGCCCCCGGAACGCCGTTCGACAAGCGTATCCTGCCGTCGCTTATCGCTTCGCGCGGCGTCTTCGAGGACCAGGATATTCTGCCGAATGAACTCCTCGGTTATGCCCAAATTCCCGGCTGGTCCTGGAAAACGGTGGTCTGGGGACCGGTTGCCACGGCGCAGGCATCGATCCTCACGACATGGCGTTTCCTGATCGTCGGCGGCATCGCATTGCTTCTGGTCGCCGTGCTCGCGGCCTATGCCGTGGCGCGGCAGGTGCGCACTACGATCCGCGATATAGCCGACATGGCAAGCAGCATGGGCGAGGGCCAAATCGTAGCGCCGATCGATACCAGCGTCATCGAGGCAAACCAGGTCGCCGTTGCCCTGTCCAATGCCTCGTTCGATCGCAGCCAGACGGAAGACCGTCTGCATTTCATAATGCATGAGCTCGTGCATCGAACGAAGAACCTGCTCACGCTCGCCCAGGCGATGATGCGCCAACTCGCCAAACAGGCCGACAGCGTCGAAGGCTTCCAGTCGGCCGTTTCCAATCGCCTCGACGGGCTCGTCCGTTCGATCGAGCTTTTGACAAGCGAGCAATGGTCCGGTGCCTCGCTCCGCCGGGTCATCGACATTCATCTGGAGGCCTTCCCGCAGGCGGCAGAACAGCTTGAGATTTCCGGAGAGGATTTTGTGGTCAAGCCGGAGGCGGTCCAGAACCTCGGCCTGACGCTGCATGAACTGGCTACCAATTCGGTGAAATACGGTGCGCTTTCGGTGCCGCAGGGCCGCGTCTCCTTCTCCTGGTCGAATATCCAGGTCGAGGATCAGTCCGAGGCAATAATCCGTTTTATCTGGGAGGAACGGAACGGTCCCGAGGTCGCTACACCGTCCCGCTCCGGCTTTGGAACCACTGTCATCAAGACGCATGCCGCAGCAGCCTTCCGCGGATCGGTGCAGGTAGACTACCTGCCGCAGGGCCTGATCTGGACCCTGACAGCACCGCGAAGCGCGCTCGAGCGCGAATAA
- the rpsU gene encoding 30S ribosomal protein S21: protein MQVLVRDNNVDQALRVLKKKMQREGLFREMKARSAYEKPSEKRAREKGEAIRRQRKLARKKMQREGLLPMPKKAANTR, encoded by the coding sequence TTGCAAGTTCTCGTCAGGGACAACAATGTCGACCAGGCTCTTCGCGTTCTCAAGAAGAAGATGCAGCGCGAAGGTCTGTTTCGTGAAATGAAGGCGCGCAGCGCCTATGAAAAGCCATCCGAGAAGCGCGCCCGCGAAAAGGGCGAAGCTATCCGCCGTCAGCGGAAACTCGCGCGCAAGAAGATGCAGCGCGAAGGTTTGCTGCCGATGCCCAAAAAGGCCGCAAACACACGTTGA
- a CDS encoding Re/Si-specific NAD(P)(+) transhydrogenase subunit alpha, with amino-acid sequence MGSIVFITKESIGSETRVAASAETVKKMRNLGFDIMVEAGAGVLSRIPDSEFEAAGARIGSVGDAAGADVVLKVRRPTEAEIAGYKSGAVVIAIMDPYGNDEAIAAMAKAGLSAFAMELMPRITRAQSMDVLSSQANLAGYQAVIEAASVYDRALPMMMTAAGTVPAAKVFVMGAGVAGLQAIATARRLGAAVSATDVRPAAKEQVASLGAKFIAVEDEEFKAAETAGGYAKEMSKEYQAKQAALVAEHIAKQDIVITTALIPGRPAPKLVSRQMLASMKPGAVAVDLAVERGGNIEGVVADEVVDVEDVKVIGFTNLPGRVAASASALYAKNLVTFLETMLNKETKSVVLNLDDELIKATMLTYAGDVVHPAFGGTKKGIADGQ; translated from the coding sequence TTGGGCAGTATCGTTTTCATTACAAAAGAATCGATCGGTTCCGAGACACGCGTTGCGGCGTCTGCCGAAACCGTGAAGAAGATGAGGAACCTCGGCTTCGACATCATGGTCGAGGCAGGTGCTGGGGTTTTGTCGCGCATACCGGACAGCGAATTTGAGGCTGCAGGGGCGCGGATCGGCTCGGTTGGCGATGCGGCAGGCGCGGATGTGGTGCTCAAAGTGCGCCGCCCGACGGAGGCGGAGATTGCCGGCTACAAGAGCGGCGCGGTCGTCATCGCGATCATGGATCCCTACGGAAACGATGAGGCGATTGCCGCGATGGCGAAGGCAGGGCTTTCAGCCTTCGCGATGGAACTGATGCCGCGCATTACGCGCGCCCAGTCCATGGATGTTCTTTCCTCACAGGCAAATCTCGCCGGCTATCAGGCTGTCATTGAAGCGGCGTCCGTCTATGATCGCGCCCTGCCGATGATGATGACGGCCGCCGGCACCGTTCCGGCCGCCAAGGTCTTCGTGATGGGTGCAGGCGTGGCAGGCCTCCAGGCGATTGCGACGGCGCGCCGCCTCGGCGCTGCGGTCTCGGCCACCGACGTTCGCCCCGCTGCCAAGGAACAGGTCGCCTCGCTCGGCGCCAAGTTCATCGCCGTTGAAGACGAGGAGTTCAAGGCAGCGGAGACGGCGGGCGGCTACGCCAAGGAAATGTCCAAGGAATACCAGGCGAAGCAGGCAGCCCTCGTTGCCGAGCATATCGCCAAGCAGGACATCGTCATCACCACGGCACTGATCCCCGGACGCCCTGCGCCGAAGCTCGTATCGCGCCAGATGCTGGCTTCGATGAAGCCCGGCGCCGTTGCCGTCGATCTTGCGGTCGAGCGTGGCGGCAATATCGAGGGCGTGGTTGCCGACGAGGTCGTCGATGTCGAAGACGTCAAGGTGATCGGTTTCACCAACCTGCCGGGCCGGGTCGCCGCCAGCGCTTCGGCGCTCTATGCCAAGAACCTCGTCACCTTCCTCGAGACGATGCTCAACAAGGAGACGAAGAGCGTCGTCCTCAACCTCGACGACGAACTCATCAAAGCGACCATGCTGACCTATGCAGGCGATGTCGTGCATCCGGCATTCGGCGGGACGAAGAAGGGGATAGCTGATGGCCAGTGA
- the rpsU gene encoding 30S ribosomal protein S21: MQVLVRDNNVDQALRALKKKMQREGIFREMKMRDYYEKPSQKRAREKAEAVRRVRKLARKRAQREGLVAR, translated from the coding sequence GTGCAGGTACTCGTCCGCGATAACAATGTCGATCAGGCTCTCCGCGCTCTCAAGAAGAAGATGCAGCGCGAAGGCATTTTCCGCGAAATGAAGATGCGCGACTACTACGAGAAGCCGTCGCAGAAGCGCGCCCGCGAGAAGGCCGAAGCTGTTCGCCGCGTTCGCAAGCTGGCTCGCAAGCGGGCACAGCGCGAAGGTCTGGTCGCACGCTAA
- a CDS encoding NAD(P)/FAD-dependent oxidoreductase: MAAKRHVIVVGAGIIGASIAWHLAKAGAAVTVIAEETGGVATPNSFAWINASWGNPEFYFHFRRRSMAEWKRLAAELPGLPLSWCGGICWDLPRDQLEAYAKEHGGWGYGINRIERSEIARREPYLSNAPDFALAVAEEGAVEPVAAARMMLADAEARGAKFIGAAVRSLIRSGDHIAGVVTSQGLIDADHVVLACGAGSIPIAASAGITLPIDAPPGLIVHSRPFEKRLNGLVIATELHMRQTTEGRIIAGSDFGGGDPGEDRQATAAALFAKVKASLLESDALTMDFVTLGYRPTPRDGFPIIGNCGIGGLYIAVMHSGVTLAPLVGTLAANEILSGATEASLRSFRLSRFA, from the coding sequence ATGGCGGCGAAACGGCATGTGATCGTCGTCGGCGCCGGTATCATAGGCGCCTCGATCGCCTGGCATTTGGCGAAGGCCGGTGCCGCCGTGACGGTCATCGCCGAAGAAACCGGCGGCGTCGCAACACCCAATTCCTTCGCCTGGATCAATGCCAGCTGGGGAAACCCCGAATTCTACTTTCACTTTCGGCGCCGCTCGATGGCGGAGTGGAAGCGGCTCGCTGCGGAGCTTCCGGGCCTGCCGCTTTCCTGGTGCGGCGGCATCTGCTGGGACCTGCCCCGCGATCAACTCGAAGCTTACGCGAAGGAGCACGGCGGCTGGGGCTACGGAATCAACCGCATCGAGCGCAGTGAGATCGCTCGCCGCGAACCCTATCTTAGTAATGCGCCCGATTTCGCCCTCGCTGTCGCTGAGGAAGGCGCAGTCGAGCCGGTCGCAGCCGCGCGCATGATGCTGGCGGATGCCGAAGCGCGAGGCGCGAAATTCATCGGCGCTGCTGTTCGCAGCCTCATCCGCAGCGGAGATCACATTGCCGGCGTGGTGACGTCGCAAGGCCTGATCGATGCGGATCATGTCGTCCTCGCTTGCGGCGCAGGATCCATTCCCATAGCCGCGTCAGCCGGGATTACGCTGCCGATTGACGCGCCCCCCGGCCTGATCGTCCACTCCCGCCCGTTCGAGAAACGGCTGAACGGCCTGGTGATTGCGACGGAACTGCATATGCGCCAGACGACCGAAGGACGCATCATCGCGGGCAGCGACTTCGGCGGCGGCGATCCGGGCGAAGACCGCCAGGCGACCGCGGCCGCTCTCTTTGCGAAGGTCAAAGCCAGCCTTTTGGAAAGCGACGCGCTGACAATGGATTTCGTCACTCTCGGATATCGCCCGACGCCGCGAGACGGCTTCCCGATCATCGGCAATTGCGGCATCGGCGGCCTTTATATCGCCGTTATGCATTCCGGCGTGACGCTTGCTCCGTTGGTCGGCACGCTGGCGGCAAACGAGATTCTGTCAGGCGCAACTGAGGCAAGCCTTCGATCATTTCGGCTCTCCCGGTTCGCCTGA
- a CDS encoding tetratricopeptide repeat protein, with the protein MADFLFTSLRSLRAPKATLLPVLAVLAAIGLAGCQTDNTSDAVIRLDKAQGSEENIASLTSVINSNPRDPEAYNVRGSAYGRAGQFKAALNDFNTALQINPRFFQAYANRALVYRNMGQQQQAIADYNAALQINPSYDVAYIGRGNVYRQASQDDAAFNDFARAIQLGTTDGRAYHNRGLIFQKRNQQDKAIDDFSKAISLSPNSAEPYNGRGISYIALNDDDNAFADFNHAIELNGNIAESWANQALVYERRGDKEKAARSYRHAIGLDPKYQPARDGLARVGAATSG; encoded by the coding sequence ATGGCTGATTTCTTGTTCACCTCGCTCCGGTCCTTGCGCGCGCCGAAAGCGACGCTCTTGCCGGTGCTTGCAGTCCTTGCCGCAATCGGCCTTGCCGGTTGCCAGACCGACAACACCTCCGATGCTGTGATCCGCCTCGACAAGGCTCAGGGTTCCGAAGAGAACATTGCCTCGTTGACCTCGGTGATCAATTCCAATCCGCGTGATCCGGAAGCATATAACGTCCGAGGCTCGGCCTACGGCCGTGCCGGTCAGTTCAAGGCCGCGCTGAACGATTTCAATACCGCCCTGCAGATCAATCCGCGCTTCTTCCAGGCCTATGCCAACCGCGCGCTCGTCTATCGCAATATGGGCCAGCAGCAACAGGCGATCGCCGACTACAACGCCGCGCTGCAGATCAACCCGAGCTACGACGTCGCCTATATCGGTCGCGGCAACGTCTATCGCCAGGCCAGCCAGGACGATGCGGCATTCAACGATTTCGCCCGCGCGATCCAGCTCGGCACGACGGATGGCCGCGCTTATCACAATCGTGGCCTGATTTTCCAGAAGCGCAATCAGCAGGACAAAGCGATCGACGATTTCTCTAAGGCGATCTCGCTGTCACCGAATTCGGCCGAGCCCTATAACGGTCGTGGCATTTCCTATATCGCGCTGAACGACGACGACAATGCCTTCGCCGACTTCAACCATGCGATCGAGCTCAACGGCAACATCGCCGAATCCTGGGCCAACCAGGCGCTCGTCTATGAGCGCCGCGGTGACAAGGAGAAGGCGGCCCGTTCCTATCGCCACGCGATCGGCCTCGACCCGAAATACCAGCCGGCCCGCGACGGCCTGGCCCGAGTTGGCGCTGCAACCAGCGGCTAA
- a CDS encoding N-acyl amino acid synthase FeeM domain-containing protein, translated as MASIPLNTSDFSRKLLEILDHVEYRRIESSEDMEDVERLRWKAYKAHDVLALAPKGLLDETDFDSHAYVFGLYYYGELVSTVRLHYVTPDHRVSQSAGAFPEAMDSLLDAGLTLIDPARFAADPELTADLSWIPYLTLRPSIVAAAHFRADRVLQFCRPPHAAFYKRVFYADTIVPGRLAKNYGIDMTLMATNVIEVGRKLLTRYPFFISSASEQRMMFSRGPDSRLPSLTIIPTARFVPEGQFGTDLPL; from the coding sequence ATGGCGTCAATCCCCTTGAATACAAGTGACTTTTCAAGAAAGCTTCTCGAAATTCTGGACCATGTCGAATATCGCCGCATCGAAAGCAGCGAGGACATGGAGGATGTCGAACGGTTGCGATGGAAGGCCTACAAGGCCCATGATGTGCTGGCGCTTGCACCAAAAGGGCTGTTGGACGAAACCGATTTCGACAGCCATGCTTATGTCTTCGGTCTTTACTATTACGGCGAACTGGTCAGCACGGTCCGACTTCACTATGTAACGCCGGACCATCGCGTCAGCCAGTCCGCCGGCGCCTTTCCTGAGGCGATGGATTCGCTTCTGGATGCAGGGCTGACCTTGATCGATCCGGCGCGCTTTGCGGCCGATCCGGAACTGACCGCCGACCTGTCGTGGATTCCCTACCTGACGCTGAGGCCAAGCATCGTTGCGGCGGCGCATTTCCGTGCTGACCGCGTTCTTCAGTTTTGCCGGCCCCCGCATGCCGCTTTCTACAAGCGGGTCTTTTATGCAGATACCATCGTGCCCGGCCGGCTTGCGAAGAATTACGGAATCGACATGACGCTGATGGCGACGAATGTGATCGAGGTTGGCCGAAAGCTTCTGACGCGCTATCCCTTCTTTATTTCCAGCGCCAGCGAACAGCGCATGATGTTTTCCCGCGGCCCCGACAGCAGGCTGCCATCGCTCACCATCATCCCGACCGCTCGCTTCGTGCCGGAGGGCCAGTTCGGCACCGATCTGCCGCTCTGA
- a CDS encoding DUF992 domain-containing protein — MFKHIMIAATAAAAVFASPAGAANYISLGRLVCGSEGGQGLIITSQKNLICTYTPAGGGPKAVYAGRIEKFGLDIGETGKSVMIWQVLAKTGTNIPEFALAGEYYGIGADASLGAGAGAKVIAGGTNKAFMLQPLNVQAQEGLNLAIGVEKMTLAPAAI; from the coding sequence ATGTTCAAGCACATCATGATCGCAGCAACGGCGGCGGCAGCAGTCTTTGCAAGCCCGGCAGGCGCTGCGAACTATATCAGCCTCGGCCGTCTGGTCTGCGGATCGGAAGGCGGTCAGGGGCTGATTATCACTTCGCAGAAGAATCTGATCTGCACCTACACGCCTGCCGGAGGCGGCCCGAAAGCCGTCTACGCCGGCAGGATCGAGAAATTTGGCCTGGATATCGGCGAGACCGGCAAAAGCGTTATGATCTGGCAGGTTCTTGCCAAGACCGGCACAAACATTCCGGAATTTGCACTTGCCGGTGAATACTACGGGATCGGCGCCGATGCCAGCCTTGGCGCGGGTGCCGGTGCTAAGGTGATCGCCGGTGGCACCAACAAGGCTTTCATGCTGCAGCCGCTGAATGTGCAGGCCCAGGAGGGCCTCAATCTCGCGATCGGCGTGGAGAAAATGACGCTGGCGCCCGCTGCTATCTGA
- a CDS encoding cold-shock protein, with the protein MNSGTVKWFNSAKGFGFIQPDDGSTDVFVHISAVERAGLSALSDGQKVRYDLVRDKKSGKNAADNLQAA; encoded by the coding sequence ATGAATTCAGGCACAGTTAAGTGGTTCAATAGCGCCAAGGGCTTTGGCTTTATTCAGCCGGACGATGGTTCGACCGACGTATTTGTCCACATTTCCGCCGTGGAGCGTGCCGGCTTGAGCGCGTTGTCCGACGGGCAGAAGGTACGCTACGATCTCGTCCGGGACAAAAAGTCCGGCAAGAACGCAGCGGATAATCTTCAGGCCGCGTGA
- a CDS encoding proton-translocating transhydrogenase family protein, translating to MASEAMEKALQQLDQAVNAVVAAAAQAPDAASAATGGAIDPFVFQFAIFVLAIFVGYYVVWSVTPALHTPLMAVTNAISSVIVVGALLAVGISASGLATGFGFVALVLVSVNIFGGFLVTQRMLAMYRKKDK from the coding sequence ATGGCCAGTGAAGCAATGGAAAAGGCGCTGCAGCAGCTTGACCAGGCGGTCAACGCAGTCGTGGCGGCGGCCGCGCAGGCACCGGATGCGGCAAGTGCGGCAACGGGTGGGGCGATCGATCCCTTCGTTTTCCAGTTCGCGATCTTCGTGCTGGCGATCTTCGTCGGTTATTACGTCGTCTGGTCGGTGACGCCGGCGCTGCATACGCCGCTGATGGCCGTCACCAACGCCATCTCTTCAGTCATCGTCGTCGGCGCGCTGCTTGCAGTCGGCATTTCGGCAAGCGGGCTTGCGACCGGTTTCGGCTTCGTCGCGCTCGTTCTCGTCTCGGTCAACATCTTCGGCGGTTTCCTCGTCACGCAGCGCATGCTGGCGATGTACCGCAAGAAGGACAAGTGA
- a CDS encoding NAD(P)(+) transhydrogenase (Re/Si-specific) subunit beta, which produces MTNIAAFLYLVCGVLFILALRGLSHPATSRKGNLYGMIGMGMAILTTLVLATPSFAGFVLIVLALAIGGGAGAYIARVIPMTSMPQLVAGFHSLVGLAAVLVAASALYTPASFGIGDIGSIHGEARIEMAIGAAIGALTFTGSIIAFLKLDGRMSGKPILLPFRHIINIALLVLIVFFIIGLAATESHFDFWAVVALSLALGVLLIVPIGGADMPVVVSMLNSYSGWAAAGIGFTLGNLALIITGALVGSSGAILSYIMCKGMNRSFISVILGGFGGETSAGAADNSDKTVKLGSAEDAAYLMANASKVIIVPGYGMAVAQAQHALREMADNLKKAGVEVKYAIHPVAGRMPGHMNVLLAEANVPYDEVFELEDVNSDFGQADVAYVIGANDVTNPAARDDKTSPIYGMPILDVDRAKTCLFVKRSLGSGYAGIDNTLFYKDGTMMLLGDAKKVTEEINKAIGH; this is translated from the coding sequence ATGACCAATATCGCAGCTTTCCTCTATCTCGTCTGCGGCGTGCTTTTCATCCTGGCACTGCGCGGCCTCTCCCATCCGGCCACCAGCCGCAAGGGCAATCTCTACGGCATGATCGGCATGGGGATGGCGATCCTCACGACGCTGGTGCTGGCAACGCCTTCTTTTGCCGGCTTCGTGCTGATCGTGCTCGCACTGGCGATCGGCGGCGGGGCGGGGGCCTATATCGCCCGCGTCATCCCGATGACCTCGATGCCGCAGCTGGTGGCGGGCTTCCACTCGTTGGTCGGCCTTGCCGCCGTGCTGGTTGCTGCGTCTGCGCTTTATACACCGGCCTCCTTCGGCATCGGCGATATCGGCTCGATCCATGGCGAGGCGCGTATCGAGATGGCGATCGGCGCGGCAATCGGGGCGCTTACCTTTACCGGCTCGATCATCGCTTTTCTCAAGCTTGACGGGCGCATGTCCGGCAAGCCGATCCTGCTTCCCTTCCGGCATATCATCAACATCGCGCTTTTGGTGCTGATCGTCTTCTTCATCATCGGGCTGGCGGCAACCGAAAGCCATTTCGATTTCTGGGCGGTCGTGGCGCTTTCGCTGGCGCTCGGCGTGCTGCTGATCGTGCCGATCGGGGGCGCCGACATGCCGGTCGTCGTCTCCATGCTGAACTCCTATTCGGGATGGGCGGCAGCCGGTATCGGTTTCACGCTCGGCAATCTCGCTCTGATCATCACCGGCGCGCTGGTCGGCTCTTCGGGTGCGATCCTGTCCTACATCATGTGCAAGGGCATGAACCGCTCGTTCATATCCGTCATTCTCGGCGGCTTCGGTGGCGAGACCTCCGCAGGGGCTGCGGACAATTCCGACAAGACCGTCAAGCTCGGCTCGGCAGAGGATGCCGCCTATCTGATGGCAAACGCTTCCAAGGTCATTATCGTGCCGGGCTACGGCATGGCGGTTGCCCAGGCGCAGCACGCGCTTCGCGAGATGGCCGACAATCTCAAGAAGGCCGGCGTCGAGGTCAAATACGCAATTCATCCGGTCGCCGGCCGCATGCCCGGCCACATGAACGTGCTGCTGGCCGAAGCGAACGTGCCTTATGACGAGGTCTTCGAACTCGAAGACGTCAACTCCGACTTCGGCCAAGCCGATGTCGCTTATGTCATCGGGGCCAACGACGTCACCAATCCAGCCGCGCGCGATGACAAGACCTCGCCGATCTACGGCATGCCGATCCTCGATGTCGACAGGGCCAAGACCTGCCTCTTTGTCAAGCGTTCGCTCGGCTCCGGCTATGCCGGCATCGACAATACGCTGTTCTACAAGGATGGCACGATGATGCTGCTCGGTGATGCAAAGAAGGTCACAGAGGAGATCAACAAAGCAATCGGCCACTGA
- a CDS encoding aa3-type cytochrome c oxidase subunit IV gives MAEEHNGSVEVGAPMDYKEHEQTYSLFISAAKYGTIFLIALLLGMTAGFFTSSGFLGGLLVFLIIFVAGIVLLR, from the coding sequence ATGGCCGAAGAACACAACGGATCCGTCGAAGTCGGCGCGCCGATGGACTACAAAGAACATGAACAAACCTACAGTCTGTTCATTTCGGCTGCGAAATACGGCACGATTTTCCTCATCGCCCTGCTGCTTGGCATGACGGCCGGTTTTTTCACCAGCAGCGGCTTTCTCGGCGGCCTGCTGGTTTTTCTCATCATCTTCGTTGCCGGCATCGTCTTGCTGCGCTGA